One part of the Arsenicicoccus dermatophilus genome encodes these proteins:
- a CDS encoding DUF2382 domain-containing protein yields the protein MFSNEHIEQILNGVVVDNNGDKIGKVGDVYNDDRTGRPSWVTVNTGLFGTSSTFIPLDDATVEGDTIRVPFSKDKVKDAPRVDADRHLDADEERELYRYYGRDYDADTTAAFAGTTHDADAGVRNDHGADHGADGDADARLVADRDHTDGAMTRSEEELRVATREREAGTVRLRKHVRTERETVTVPVTHEEVRVERTPIRDGHVGDARIGGDEVAEVRLHEEELVVDKNVVAKEQVALGKEKVTEHQQVSEDLRKEEITVEHDGVEGVRREGVDYDHDGKVGLGDKIKDKLDRDNDGKIG from the coding sequence ATGTTCTCCAACGAGCACATCGAGCAGATCCTGAACGGCGTCGTCGTCGACAACAACGGCGACAAGATCGGCAAGGTCGGCGACGTCTACAACGACGACCGCACCGGTCGCCCGTCCTGGGTCACCGTCAACACGGGCCTGTTCGGCACCTCCAGCACCTTCATCCCGCTGGACGACGCCACCGTCGAGGGCGACACCATCCGCGTTCCCTTCTCCAAGGACAAGGTCAAGGACGCCCCCCGCGTGGACGCCGACCGTCACCTGGACGCCGACGAGGAGCGCGAGCTCTACCGTTACTACGGCCGTGACTACGACGCCGACACCACGGCTGCCTTCGCCGGCACGACGCACGACGCCGACGCGGGTGTCCGCAACGACCACGGTGCCGACCACGGTGCGGACGGCGACGCCGACGCCCGTCTGGTGGCCGACCGCGACCACACCGACGGTGCGATGACCCGCTCCGAGGAGGAGCTGCGCGTCGCCACCCGTGAGCGCGAGGCCGGCACCGTCCGCCTGCGCAAGCACGTCCGCACCGAGCGCGAGACCGTCACCGTCCCCGTCACCCACGAGGAGGTGCGTGTCGAGCGCACCCCCATCCGTGACGGTCACGTGGGCGACGCCCGCATCGGTGGCGACGAGGTCGCCGAGGTCCGCCTCCACGAGGAGGAGCTCGTCGTCGACAAGAACGTCGTCGCCAAGGAGCAGGTTGCCCTCGGCAAGGAGAAGGTCACCGAGCACCAGCAGGTCTCCGAGGACCTCCGCAAGGAGGAGATCACCGTCGAGCACGACGGCGTCGAGGGCGTCCGCCGCGAGGGCGTGGACTACGACCACGACGGCAAGGTCGGCCTGGGCGACAAGATCAAGGACAAGCTGGACCGCGACAACGACGGCAAGATCGGTTGA
- a CDS encoding vWA domain-containing protein yields the protein MTQTYGRHRGSTMQDKAGNIAAGLIAVAAIGGAGVIALQSGSGSDAPSGERTETVAPAAGIRATTSTRSALASPRAACPDAPDLYAPGDLGSALTQAIEAYRVHKGKDCSPVQVQPTTGPAALANTLATDRAGLWLARGDADVAALPAAVRRGQPTVVAGTPVVLAMPAPLADAWGWPTTPITTPTWRNWMLGRSTWATAGHPQWGPFSVRIADPVASPTSALGVATMMTLANGGPLTAAPDYTGADERSLSLIKTEHHIRSVVPDDASVLPGRDQTLAQITQQASAYLTTERAVAARNATNPAVPLVALPLGAGAASVPLSILPVGSATGETKGVSTAEDFRTWLASEAGRAALRAAGLRAPDGSAPTDKPVGVAYAAASLKPQAVPVQALRTAAKTFSVMHTRISSMALIDASGSMNQKFSGADISRIDLVRGLSAVTYRTASPRARSGVWFFHTTDGGTPLIERATTLDVNETTAGGVPHSGQVIDAVKGVTVRGGTPLYQAVREAYDYTQSRYDPHYVNQLVVLSDGANRDSTSPDTLADLLAHLQKAQDPERPVRIICLGYGAEADMGALQAIASATGGRAARVGSPAQMPAAMKFALFSL from the coding sequence GTGACCCAGACCTATGGCCGCCACCGCGGCTCCACCATGCAGGACAAGGCCGGGAACATCGCGGCCGGGCTGATCGCCGTCGCCGCCATCGGCGGGGCCGGCGTCATCGCCCTCCAGTCCGGGTCCGGGTCCGACGCCCCCTCCGGCGAGCGCACGGAGACGGTGGCCCCGGCCGCCGGCATCCGGGCCACGACGTCGACCCGCAGCGCCCTCGCGTCCCCCCGTGCCGCCTGCCCCGACGCCCCGGACCTCTACGCTCCCGGGGACCTGGGGTCGGCGCTCACCCAGGCCATCGAGGCCTACCGGGTGCACAAGGGCAAGGACTGCAGTCCCGTCCAGGTCCAGCCGACGACCGGACCGGCCGCCCTGGCCAACACCCTCGCCACGGACCGGGCCGGCCTCTGGCTCGCGCGCGGGGACGCCGACGTCGCAGCGCTGCCCGCCGCGGTCAGGCGCGGGCAGCCGACGGTGGTGGCCGGCACTCCGGTCGTCCTGGCCATGCCGGCCCCGCTCGCCGACGCGTGGGGCTGGCCTACCACGCCGATCACCACGCCGACCTGGCGCAACTGGATGCTCGGCCGCAGCACCTGGGCCACCGCCGGCCACCCGCAGTGGGGTCCCTTCTCGGTGCGGATCGCCGACCCGGTCGCCAGCCCCACGTCGGCGCTCGGCGTCGCCACGATGATGACCCTCGCCAACGGCGGACCCCTGACGGCGGCGCCCGACTACACCGGCGCCGACGAGCGCTCGCTCTCGCTCATCAAGACCGAGCACCACATTCGGTCGGTGGTGCCCGACGACGCGAGCGTCCTGCCCGGGCGCGACCAGACGCTCGCCCAGATCACCCAGCAGGCCTCGGCCTACCTCACCACCGAGCGGGCCGTCGCCGCCCGCAACGCGACCAACCCCGCCGTCCCCCTGGTGGCGCTGCCCCTGGGCGCGGGTGCGGCCTCGGTGCCGCTGTCGATCCTGCCCGTCGGGTCGGCCACCGGCGAGACCAAGGGCGTCAGCACGGCCGAGGACTTCCGCACCTGGCTCGCCTCCGAGGCGGGCAGAGCCGCCCTGCGCGCCGCCGGCCTGCGCGCCCCCGACGGCTCCGCCCCCACCGACAAGCCGGTCGGCGTGGCCTATGCCGCAGCTTCGCTGAAGCCGCAGGCCGTCCCGGTCCAGGCCCTGCGGACGGCGGCCAAGACCTTCTCGGTGATGCACACCCGCATCTCCTCCATGGCCCTGATCGACGCCTCCGGCTCCATGAACCAGAAGTTCTCGGGCGCGGACATCAGCCGGATCGACCTGGTCCGCGGTCTCTCGGCGGTGACCTACCGGACCGCGTCGCCCCGGGCCCGCTCCGGCGTGTGGTTCTTCCACACCACGGACGGCGGGACACCGCTGATCGAGCGCGCCACCACCCTGGACGTCAACGAGACGACGGCGGGCGGCGTCCCGCACAGCGGCCAGGTCATCGACGCGGTCAAGGGCGTCACCGTGCGCGGCGGCACCCCGCTCTACCAGGCCGTCCGCGAGGCCTACGACTACACCCAGAGCCGGTACGACCCGCACTACGTCAACCAGCTGGTGGTCCTCTCCGACGGCGCGAACCGGGACAGCACCAGCCCGGACACGCTGGCCGACCTCCTGGCGCACCTGCAGAAGGCTCAGGACCCCGAGCGACCCGTCCGCATCATCTGCCTCGGGTATGGCGCGGAGGCGGACATGGGCGCCCTGCAGGCCATCGCCTCCGCGACGGGTGGGCGTGCGGCGCGGGTCGGGTCGCCGGCCCAGATGCCCGCAGCCATGAAGTTCGCGCTCTTCTCGCTCTGA
- a CDS encoding CPBP family intramembrane glutamic endopeptidase, which produces MPIPAEQQDQQAEPVQAHPRPERREHLTEVLLLLGLSLGSSAIYAVLSLTERLTRHVALDKQTSHLNSSVTPDRPWLDLAYQLAGIGLGVVAPAMAVFLLRHRRPPADPRIGVDRSQPLRDLARGAGLAALIGIPGLALYLVGRQLGITTQVAAANLGQTWWAVPVLCLSALQNAVLEEVVVVAYLLTRLRQAGMSDRAALAVSAVLRGSYHLYQGIGPFFGNLVMGVVFGLAYRRWGRVLPLVVAHTILDVVAFVGYALLRGHVGWL; this is translated from the coding sequence ATGCCCATCCCCGCCGAGCAGCAGGACCAGCAGGCCGAGCCCGTACAGGCGCACCCGCGCCCCGAGCGCCGTGAGCACCTCACCGAGGTGCTGCTGCTGCTCGGCCTCTCGCTCGGGTCCTCCGCGATCTACGCCGTCCTCAGCCTGACCGAGCGGCTGACCCGCCACGTCGCGCTCGACAAGCAGACCTCCCACCTCAACTCCTCGGTCACCCCGGACCGGCCCTGGCTCGACCTGGCCTACCAGCTCGCCGGCATCGGCCTCGGAGTCGTCGCCCCGGCCATGGCGGTCTTCCTGCTCCGGCACCGCCGCCCGCCCGCAGACCCCCGCATCGGCGTGGACCGCAGCCAGCCGCTGCGAGACCTGGCGCGCGGAGCCGGGCTGGCCGCCCTCATCGGCATACCGGGCCTGGCGCTGTATCTCGTGGGCCGCCAGCTGGGGATCACCACCCAGGTCGCCGCAGCCAACCTCGGCCAGACCTGGTGGGCCGTCCCGGTCCTGTGCCTGTCCGCGCTGCAGAACGCCGTGCTGGAGGAGGTCGTGGTGGTGGCCTACCTGCTGACCCGGCTGCGCCAGGCGGGTATGTCGGACCGGGCGGCCCTGGCGGTCAGCGCGGTGCTGCGCGGCAGCTATCACCTCTACCAGGGCATCGGGCCCTTCTTCGGCAACCTGGTGATGGGCGTGGTGTTCGGGCTGGCCTACCGCCGATGGGGCCGGGTGCTGCCGCTGGTGGTCGCCCACACCATCCTCGACGTGGTGGCCTTCGTGGGCTATGCCCTGCTCCGCGGGCACGTGGGCTGGCTCTGA
- a CDS encoding OPT family oligopeptide transporter yields MATAHHPPAAAPARPDGLKELTVRGVVIGGFITLVFTAANVYLGLKVGLTFATSIPAAVISMAILRFFRDHTVVENNIVQTIASAAGTLSAIIFVLPGLVMLGYWKGFPYWTTVAVCFFGGVLGVMYSIPLRRALVTGSDLPYPEGVAAAEVLRVGDSSSGAEENKRGLQVITASGLAAFSFMLLTKLKVAAEGISKAVKVGSGGTMIGSSLSLALIGVGHLVGITVGIAMIVGVLISFGVILPMRTVGHLADAPTLLKSVNGVFRSDVRMIGAGTMAVAALWTLFKIIGPIVKGIRDALASTNARAAGQEVDITERDLSMKIVIGTTLASMLPIGALLWLFTRGTPLESGATGLVISAIVYILLVGLFVASVCGYMAGLIGASNSPISGVGIIVGVTCALLVKAVHGSGSGATTEALVAYTLFTTAIVFGVATISNDNLQDLKTGQLVGATPWKQQVALIIGVGFGAAIIPPILGLMNKTFGFVGAPGATENALAAPQASLISTLAKGVLGGGLDWGLLGLGALIGVVVVAIDEVLKATSHGRRSLPPLAVGMGMYLPIDLTLMIPLGALIGHFYDRWADRRHNPEGAKRLGTLLATGLIVGESLFGVLFAGIVYLRDTDAPLAIMSEDFEPTAEILGALVFAAVIAALYVWVKRVASRADTDVPARGETRA; encoded by the coding sequence ATGGCCACCGCGCACCATCCTCCGGCCGCCGCGCCGGCGCGACCGGACGGGCTCAAGGAGCTCACCGTCCGTGGCGTCGTCATCGGCGGGTTCATCACGCTCGTGTTCACCGCCGCCAACGTCTACCTCGGGCTCAAGGTCGGCCTCACCTTCGCCACCTCGATCCCCGCGGCCGTCATCTCCATGGCGATCCTGAGGTTCTTCCGCGACCACACCGTGGTCGAGAACAACATCGTCCAGACGATCGCCTCCGCCGCCGGCACGCTGTCCGCCATCATCTTCGTGCTCCCCGGCCTGGTCATGCTCGGCTACTGGAAGGGCTTCCCGTACTGGACCACCGTGGCCGTCTGCTTCTTCGGCGGCGTGCTCGGCGTGATGTACTCCATCCCCCTGCGCCGCGCCCTGGTCACCGGCTCCGACCTGCCCTATCCCGAGGGCGTCGCCGCGGCCGAGGTGCTGCGTGTGGGGGACTCCTCCTCCGGCGCGGAGGAGAACAAGCGCGGCCTGCAGGTCATCACGGCCTCCGGCCTCGCGGCGTTCTCCTTCATGCTGCTGACCAAGCTCAAGGTCGCGGCCGAGGGCATCAGCAAGGCCGTCAAGGTCGGCTCCGGCGGCACCATGATCGGCTCCAGCCTGTCCCTCGCCCTGATCGGCGTCGGTCACCTCGTGGGCATCACCGTCGGCATCGCGATGATCGTCGGCGTCCTGATCTCCTTCGGCGTCATCCTGCCGATGCGCACCGTCGGCCACCTGGCCGACGCCCCGACCCTGCTCAAGTCCGTCAACGGCGTCTTCCGCAGCGACGTGCGCATGATCGGCGCCGGCACCATGGCCGTCGCCGCCCTGTGGACGCTGTTCAAGATCATCGGCCCCATCGTCAAGGGCATCCGCGACGCCCTCGCGTCGACCAACGCACGCGCCGCCGGCCAGGAGGTCGACATCACCGAGCGCGACCTGTCCATGAAGATCGTCATCGGGACCACCCTCGCCTCGATGCTCCCCATCGGTGCCCTGCTGTGGCTCTTCACCCGTGGCACCCCGCTCGAGAGCGGCGCCACCGGACTGGTCATCAGCGCGATCGTCTACATCCTGCTCGTCGGCCTGTTCGTCGCCTCGGTCTGCGGCTACATGGCCGGTCTGATCGGCGCCTCCAACTCGCCCATCTCCGGCGTCGGCATCATCGTGGGTGTCACCTGCGCGCTGCTGGTCAAGGCGGTCCACGGCTCCGGCTCCGGCGCCACCACCGAGGCCCTGGTGGCCTACACGCTGTTCACCACGGCGATCGTCTTCGGCGTCGCCACCATCTCCAACGACAACCTCCAGGACCTCAAGACCGGCCAGCTCGTCGGGGCCACCCCCTGGAAGCAGCAGGTCGCCCTGATCATCGGTGTCGGCTTCGGTGCCGCCATCATCCCGCCCATCCTGGGCCTGATGAACAAGACCTTCGGCTTCGTCGGCGCCCCCGGCGCCACGGAGAACGCCCTCGCCGCTCCGCAGGCTTCGCTCATCTCCACCCTCGCCAAGGGCGTGCTGGGTGGTGGGCTCGACTGGGGTCTGCTGGGCCTCGGCGCCCTCATCGGTGTCGTCGTCGTCGCGATCGACGAGGTCCTCAAGGCCACCAGCCACGGTCGTCGTTCGCTGCCGCCGCTGGCGGTCGGCATGGGCATGTACCTTCCCATCGACCTCACCCTGATGATCCCCCTCGGCGCCCTCATCGGTCACTTCTACGACCGCTGGGCCGACCGTCGCCACAACCCCGAGGGCGCGAAGCGTCTGGGCACCCTGCTCGCGACCGGCCTGATCGTCGGCGAGTCGTTGTTCGGCGTGCTCTTCGCCGGCATCGTCTACCTGCGCGACACGGACGCCCCGCTCGCGATCATGAGCGAGGACTTCGAGCCCACGGCCGAGATCCTCGGTGCGCTCGTCTTCGCAGCGGTCATCGCCGCGCTGTACGTCTGGGTCAAGCGGGTCGCGAGCCGCGCGGACACCGATGTGCCCGCCCGCGGGGAGACCCGCGCCTGA
- a CDS encoding arginine deiminase family protein, which produces MEGGDVHVLGRGGVLVGMSERTTPQAVERLAQQLFAAEAATSVVAVAMPKARAVMHLDTVMSMVDDHTFTKYAGLGMLPSYTLTPADEPGRLRVTAHEPEHMHKAIAAAIGLDDLRILTPDQDLAAAEREQWDDGCNVLAVRPGVVVAYERNITSNNFLRANGVEVVTIKGSELGRGRGGPRCMSCPIEREDI; this is translated from the coding sequence ATGGAGGGCGGCGACGTCCACGTCCTGGGCCGTGGCGGGGTCCTGGTGGGTATGTCGGAGCGCACCACCCCGCAGGCGGTGGAGCGGCTCGCGCAGCAGCTCTTCGCCGCGGAGGCGGCCACCTCGGTCGTCGCGGTCGCGATGCCCAAGGCGCGCGCGGTCATGCACCTCGACACCGTGATGTCGATGGTCGACGACCACACCTTCACGAAGTACGCCGGCCTCGGGATGCTGCCGTCGTACACCCTGACCCCGGCCGACGAGCCCGGTCGCCTGCGGGTGACGGCGCACGAGCCGGAGCACATGCACAAGGCGATCGCCGCCGCGATCGGCCTGGACGACCTCCGCATCCTCACGCCCGACCAGGACCTGGCGGCGGCGGAGCGGGAGCAGTGGGACGACGGCTGCAACGTGCTGGCCGTCCGTCCCGGCGTGGTGGTCGCCTACGAGCGAAACATCACGAGCAACAACTTCCTTCGCGCGAACGGCGTGGAGGTGGTCACCATCAAGGGAAGCGAGCTTGGCCGGGGCCGTGGGGGTCCGCGCTGCATGAGCTGCCCGATCGAGCGAGAGGACATCTGA
- the argF gene encoding ornithine carbamoyltransferase, which translates to MSFNLRHRNFLKELDFTPQEWQHLLQLSMDLKRAKYAGTEQPRLKGKNIALIFEKTSTRTRCAFEVAAHDQGANVTYLEPSGSQIGHKESMKDTARVLGRMYDGIEYRGSSQTLVETLGEFAGVPVWNGLTDEWHPTQMLADQLTMREFSTKHDREIAFAFLGDARNNVGNSLLISGAMLGMDVRMVAPKQQQNADEIVRKAKEIAERTGARITVTDDVREGVKGCDYLYTDVWVSMGEPKEVWDERIALLKDYQVNAALMEATGNPDVKFMHCLPAFHDRNTKVGEDIFQATGMEALEVTDEVFESDASIVFDQAENRMHTIKAVMVATLGE; encoded by the coding sequence ATGTCTTTCAACCTGCGCCACCGCAACTTCCTCAAGGAGCTGGACTTCACTCCCCAGGAGTGGCAGCACCTGCTGCAGCTCTCCATGGACCTCAAGCGCGCGAAGTACGCCGGCACCGAGCAGCCGCGGCTCAAGGGCAAGAACATCGCCCTGATCTTCGAGAAGACCTCGACCCGCACCCGCTGCGCCTTCGAGGTCGCGGCCCACGACCAGGGCGCCAACGTGACCTACCTCGAGCCCAGCGGCTCGCAGATCGGCCACAAGGAGTCCATGAAGGACACCGCCCGCGTCCTCGGCCGGATGTATGACGGCATCGAGTACCGCGGCTCCTCCCAGACCCTCGTCGAGACCCTCGGCGAGTTCGCCGGCGTCCCGGTGTGGAACGGTCTGACCGACGAGTGGCACCCCACCCAGATGCTGGCCGACCAGCTCACCATGCGCGAGTTCAGCACCAAGCACGACCGCGAGATCGCCTTCGCCTTCCTCGGCGACGCCCGCAACAACGTCGGCAACTCGCTGCTGATCTCCGGCGCCATGCTGGGCATGGACGTGCGCATGGTCGCCCCCAAGCAGCAGCAGAACGCCGACGAGATCGTCCGCAAGGCCAAGGAGATCGCCGAGCGCACCGGCGCCCGCATCACCGTCACCGACGACGTCCGCGAGGGCGTCAAGGGCTGCGACTACCTCTACACCGACGTGTGGGTGTCGATGGGTGAGCCCAAGGAGGTCTGGGACGAGCGGATCGCGCTGCTCAAGGACTACCAGGTCAACGCCGCCCTCATGGAGGCCACCGGCAACCCCGACGTGAAGTTCATGCACTGCCTGCCGGCCTTCCACGACCGCAACACCAAGGTCGGCGAGGACATCTTCCAGGCGACCGGCATGGAGGCCCTCGAGGTCACCGACGAGGTCTTCGAGTCCGACGCGTCGATCGTCTTCGACCAGGCCGAGAACCGCATGCACACGATCAAGGCCGTCATGGTCGCCACCCTGGGGGAGTGA
- a CDS encoding carbamate kinase: MRIVVALGGNALLERGEKPDAAIQLKRAKEAAKALAPLAEEHELVITHGNGPQVGVLALESANDPSLTEPYPFDVLGAQTQGMIGYWLLQSLQNSLPGRQVASMVNQTLVMAHDPAFKNPTKFVGETYSEEEAKAKAEERGWDVRQDTKGWRRVVASPTPQRVVETRIIRLLLSSGAVVVCAGGGGIPVVRDDRGKLKGIEAVVDKDLTAGRLAEALEADALFILTDVANVIDGFGTDDEKPITRATPGQLRAMDLPAGSMGPKVEAACRFVELTGDLAAIGRLQDVAKMIDGEAGTIITPGGNYGGPDDLNPRHELTVDI, encoded by the coding sequence ATGCGCATCGTCGTCGCCCTGGGCGGCAACGCCCTGCTCGAGCGGGGTGAGAAGCCCGACGCCGCGATCCAGCTCAAGCGCGCCAAGGAGGCCGCCAAGGCCCTGGCGCCGCTGGCCGAGGAGCACGAGCTCGTCATCACGCACGGCAACGGACCGCAGGTGGGCGTGCTGGCGCTGGAGTCGGCCAACGACCCCTCGCTGACCGAGCCCTATCCCTTCGACGTCCTGGGCGCCCAGACCCAGGGCATGATCGGCTACTGGCTGCTGCAGTCCCTGCAGAACTCCCTGCCCGGACGCCAGGTCGCCTCGATGGTCAACCAGACCCTGGTCATGGCCCACGACCCGGCCTTCAAGAACCCCACCAAGTTCGTCGGCGAGACCTACTCCGAGGAGGAGGCCAAGGCCAAGGCCGAGGAGCGCGGCTGGGACGTCAGGCAGGACACCAAGGGCTGGCGGCGCGTCGTCGCCTCGCCGACCCCGCAGCGGGTCGTCGAGACGCGGATCATCCGGCTGCTGCTCTCCTCCGGCGCGGTCGTGGTGTGCGCCGGTGGCGGCGGCATCCCGGTCGTCCGGGACGACCGCGGCAAGCTCAAGGGCATCGAGGCCGTCGTCGACAAGGACCTCACCGCCGGTCGGCTGGCCGAGGCCCTCGAGGCGGACGCGCTGTTCATCCTCACCGACGTGGCCAACGTCATCGACGGCTTCGGCACCGACGACGAGAAGCCCATCACGCGGGCGACGCCTGGTCAGCTCCGCGCGATGGACCTGCCCGCGGGATCGATGGGCCCCAAGGTCGAGGCGGCCTGCCGCTTCGTGGAGCTCACCGGTGACCTCGCGGCCATCGGTCGGCTGCAGGACGTCGCCAAGATGATCGACGGCGAGGCCGGCACGATCATCACGCCGGGCGGCAACTACGGCGGCCCGGACGACCTCAACCCGCGTCACGAGCTCACCGTCGACATCTGA
- the fahA gene encoding fumarylacetoacetase — protein sequence MTTTWVDIPQDSPFGLDALPYGSMDTGDDFPHLGVRIGDQALDLTEAATDLPGEWSDVVEEGTLDLLLAAGPEAWARLRADIQGWLSDEQHRETVEKYLLDLSTVTLLMPFTVGDYVDFYASENHATNLGRIFRPDSEPLTPNWKHLPIGYHGRSQTVIVSGEDIPRPQGQRRTPEGDVVFGPSVRLDIECELGFVVGVGSERGSRVAVADLDQHVFGVTITNDWSARDIQAWEYVPLGPFLGKSFATSIGGWVLPLAALQDARVEPPARDVPLQDYLRDADPWGLDIEFEVRLNGEVISRPPYAQMYWTPAQMLAHTTVNGASVRTGDLFASGTISGTEVDQRGAFIEMTWNGRDPITLQDGSTRTFLEDGDEVVISATARGKDGRRIGLGECAGRITPAR from the coding sequence GTGACGACCACCTGGGTCGACATCCCGCAGGACAGCCCGTTCGGCCTCGACGCCCTTCCCTACGGCTCGATGGACACCGGCGACGACTTCCCGCACCTGGGCGTGCGCATCGGCGACCAGGCCCTCGACCTCACCGAGGCAGCCACCGACCTGCCCGGAGAGTGGTCCGACGTCGTCGAGGAGGGCACCCTCGACCTGCTCCTCGCCGCCGGCCCCGAGGCCTGGGCCCGGCTGCGCGCCGACATCCAGGGCTGGCTGTCCGACGAGCAGCACCGCGAGACCGTCGAGAAGTACCTCCTCGACCTGTCGACCGTCACCCTGCTGATGCCGTTCACCGTGGGCGACTACGTCGACTTCTACGCCTCGGAGAACCACGCCACCAACCTCGGGCGCATCTTCCGCCCCGACTCCGAGCCGCTCACCCCCAACTGGAAGCACCTGCCGATCGGCTACCACGGTCGCTCCCAGACGGTGATCGTGTCCGGCGAGGACATCCCCCGCCCGCAGGGGCAGCGCCGCACGCCCGAGGGGGACGTGGTCTTCGGGCCGTCGGTCCGGCTGGACATCGAGTGCGAGCTCGGCTTCGTCGTGGGCGTCGGCAGCGAGCGCGGCTCCCGCGTCGCCGTCGCCGACCTCGACCAGCACGTCTTCGGAGTGACCATCACCAACGACTGGTCCGCCCGTGACATCCAGGCCTGGGAGTACGTCCCGCTCGGCCCCTTCCTCGGCAAGTCCTTCGCCACCTCGATCGGTGGCTGGGTGCTGCCGCTCGCCGCGCTGCAGGACGCCCGCGTCGAGCCGCCCGCCCGCGACGTGCCGCTGCAGGACTACCTGCGCGACGCCGACCCGTGGGGCCTGGACATCGAGTTCGAGGTGCGGCTCAACGGCGAGGTCATCTCCCGCCCGCCCTACGCGCAGATGTACTGGACGCCCGCGCAGATGCTCGCCCACACCACGGTCAACGGCGCCTCGGTCCGCACCGGCGACCTCTTCGCCTCCGGCACCATCTCGGGCACCGAGGTCGACCAGCGCGGCGCCTTCATCGAGATGACCTGGAACGGCCGGGACCCGATCACCCTGCAGGACGGCTCGACCCGCACCTTCCTGGAGGACGGGGACGAGGTCGTCATCTCCGCCACGGCCCGCGGCAAGGACGGCCGCCGCATCGGCCTGGGGGAGTGCGCCGGCCGGATCACGCCCGCCCGCTGA
- a CDS encoding homogentisate 1,2-dioxygenase, translated as MAHYRSAGHIPPKRHTQHRTPEGGLYYEELMGEEGFSSDSSLLYHRYIPSAIVDVRPWELPDQTLTPNDPLLPRHVTTHDLPTRRGDGAGLDVVRDRRLLLGNADVRLGYVAATAPSPLYKNAIGDECCYVESGTATVETQLGHVDVHQGDYVMIPRATIHRWVPTGDEPVRVYCIEANSHITAPRRFLSKNGQHLEHAPFCERDFRHVSDPVQVDEQDVEVYIKHRGRGPSGIDGTIHVQPQHPFDVVGWDGCLYPYVVNIADYEPITGRVHQPPPSHQVWEGHNFVICNFVPRKVDYHPLAIPVPYYHSNVDSDEVMFYCGGDYEARKGSGIGQGSISLHPAGHAHGPQPGAYERSIGAEFFDELAVMVDTFRPLDLGEAALATEDPSYPYSWSGGRRLSQG; from the coding sequence ATGGCGCACTACCGCAGCGCGGGTCACATCCCGCCCAAGCGGCACACCCAGCACCGCACCCCCGAGGGCGGCCTCTACTACGAGGAGCTCATGGGCGAGGAGGGCTTCTCCTCCGACTCGAGCCTGCTCTACCACCGCTACATCCCCAGCGCGATCGTCGACGTGCGGCCGTGGGAGCTGCCCGACCAGACGCTGACGCCCAACGACCCGCTGCTGCCGCGCCACGTCACGACCCACGACCTGCCGACCCGGCGGGGCGACGGCGCCGGGCTCGACGTGGTCCGCGACCGCCGGCTGCTCCTGGGCAACGCCGACGTGCGCCTCGGCTATGTCGCCGCCACCGCGCCGAGCCCGCTCTACAAGAACGCCATCGGCGACGAGTGCTGCTACGTCGAGTCCGGGACCGCGACGGTGGAGACCCAGCTCGGCCACGTCGACGTCCACCAGGGCGACTACGTCATGATCCCGCGCGCCACGATCCACCGCTGGGTGCCGACGGGCGACGAGCCGGTCCGCGTCTACTGCATCGAGGCCAACTCGCACATCACGGCGCCCCGGCGCTTCCTGTCGAAAAACGGGCAGCACCTCGAGCACGCGCCCTTCTGCGAGCGCGACTTCCGTCACGTCTCGGACCCGGTGCAGGTCGACGAGCAGGACGTCGAGGTCTACATCAAGCACCGCGGCCGCGGCCCGTCCGGCATCGACGGCACCATCCACGTCCAGCCGCAGCACCCCTTCGACGTGGTCGGGTGGGACGGCTGCCTCTATCCCTACGTCGTCAACATCGCCGACTACGAGCCGATCACCGGGCGGGTCCACCAGCCGCCGCCGTCCCACCAGGTGTGGGAGGGACACAACTTCGTGATCTGCAACTTCGTGCCGCGCAAGGTCGACTACCACCCGCTCGCGATCCCGGTGCCCTACTACCACTCCAACGTGGACTCCGACGAAGTCATGTTCTACTGCGGCGGCGACTACGAGGCCCGCAAGGGCTCCGGCATCGGGCAGGGCTCGATCTCGCTGCACCCTGCGGGTCACGCCCACGGGCCGCAGCCGGGGGCCTACGAGCGGTCCATCGGGGCGGAGTTCTTCGACGAGCTCGCCGTCATGGTCGACACCTTCCGGCCGCTCGACCTCGGCGAGGCGGCGCTGGCGACCGAGGACCCCAGCTATCCCTACTCCTGGTCGGGCGGGCGACGCCTGTCCCAGGGATGA